The following coding sequences lie in one Chelmon rostratus isolate fCheRos1 chromosome 2, fCheRos1.pri, whole genome shotgun sequence genomic window:
- the slc2a11a gene encoding solute carrier family 2, facilitated glucose transporter member 11: MSHADAQKSSSLTLVLMVASAAIGGTLQYGYNLAIMNAPTTFIQTFINETFLERWDMQLEDYQVTLLWTIIVSIFSLGGFAGALIAGPMTIRFGRKKCLLLNNIFLMSGALLAVTSRAAKSFEMIILSRVLVGINAGISMNVQPMYFGESAPKHLRGAISLSSAVFTAFGVVLGQVVGLREILGSEPCWQYLLASNAIPGFIQLLTLPWFPESPRYLLIDRGDKEACINALRRLRGCEVQSSELDEILQEQAEAKGMRSSRPWELFTDRSVRWQLISVMVISSAMQLCGNDSIYFYASYVFKEAGISDDKIQYITIGTGTCEFTACIMCNLLIERKGRRFMLMGGFILMTIWAIVFTIALLLEHHISWMPYLSMTCIFTYILSFGMGPAGVTGVLPTEIFNQTARPAAYMIAGSMMWLNLFIIGMIFPFLVSELSEFCFVPFGAVCLVSALFVGLFLPETKGKSLSAITSEFHKLNFKGQDRKCDPQSQAQYQLGEVCLSTAL; the protein is encoded by the exons ATGTCGCATGCCGATGCGCAGAAG AGCAGTTCACTGACATTGGTGTTAATGGTGGCATCTGCAGCCATTGGAGGAACTCTTCAGTATGGCTACAACCTCGCCATAATGAACGCTCCCACAACT TTTATCCAAACCTTTATCAATGAGACATTCCTGGAGCGCTGGGACATGCAGTTGGAGGACTACCAGGTGACCCTGCTCTGGACAATTATCGTTTCCATCTTCTCGTTGGGGGGCTTTGCAGGGGCTCTTATCGCGGGACCTATGACCATACGCTTTGGGAG GAAGAAATGCTTGTTGTTGAACAACATTTTCCTCATGAGCGGCGCACTCTTAGCTGTGACAAGCAGAGCTGCCAAGTCTTTTGAGATGATCATTTTGTCACGTGTCCTGGTTGGGATAAACGCCG ggatCAGCATGAATGTGCAGCCCATGTATTTCGGCGAAAGTGCGCCGAAGCACTTAAGGGGGGCTATCTCCTTGTcgtcagctgttttcacagcgTTTGGTGTTGTGTTAGGACAGGTGGTTGGACTCAG aGAGATTTTGGGCAGTGAGCCGTGTTGGCAGTACCTTCTTGCCAGTAATGCCATTCCCGGCTTCATTCAGCTCCTCACCCTGCCGTGGTTCCCGGAGAGCCCCAGATACCTGCTCATCGACCGGGGGGACAAGGAGGCTTGCATTAACG CTTTGAGACGACTGCGAGGCTGTGAGGTCCAGAGCAGCGAGCTTGATGAAATCCTGCAGGAGCAAGCTGAGGCAAAGGGCATGAGGTCCAGCCGACCCTGGGAGCTCTTCACTGACCGCTCAGTGCGCTGGCAGCTCATCTCAGTCATGGTCATCAGCAGTGCCATGCAGCTCTGCGGTAATGACTCG ATTTACTTCTATGCATCATATGTGTTCAAAGAGGCTGGAATATCTGACGATAAAATCCAGTATATCACAATTGGCACTGGTACATGTGAATTCACAGCGTGTATCATGTGT AACCTGCTGATAGAGCGCAAAGGCCGGAGGTTCATGCTGATGGGAGGGTTCATCCTGATGACCATCTGGGCTATTGTCTTCACAATTGCTCTGTTGTTAGAG CACCATATATCCTGGATGCCATACCTGAGCATGACCTGCATCTTCACCTACATTCTCAGCTTTGGCATGGGACCAG cTGGAGTGACCGGCGTTCTGCCCACAGAGATCTTTAATCAGACTGCTCGGCCTGCAGCCTACATGATCGCCGGCTCCATGATGTGGCTCAACCTTTTTATCATTGGAATGATCTTCCCTTTTCTAGTG AGCGAGTTGAGTGAGTTCTGCTTTGTGCCTTTCGGAGCAGTCTGCCTGgtgtctgctctgtttgtcgGCCTGTTTCTGCCTGAGACCAAAGGCAAGTCTCTGTCGGCCATCACAAGTGAATTCCACAAGCTCAACTTCAAAGGCCAGGACAGAAAGTGTGACCCACAAAGTCAAGCTCAGTATCAGCTGGGTGAAGTGTGTCTCTCCACGGCCTTGTAG
- the LOC121612568 gene encoding solute carrier family 2, facilitated glucose transporter member 11-like — MHGAVRKLQYWRLYLLTLVLGIGGSFQYGFQVSVIASPAVHVQSFVNHTWMLRYRAPVADSTNQLIWSFIVAVLSLGSWAGAVHSGSLPVTYGRKKALLFSNTVGIVAALLMLFSRMAKSFEMVLLGRFLSGYNVGLGLSVHLMYLGESSPKKLRGFLTLTTSIFVGFGKVMGQIIGIKEMMGTEEMWPYLLAVSGIPAILQSVTLLFFPEAPRYLYIDKGDTEGTRKALQWLWQHDDLKQELDDMQKERESARGQRAKTVKDVLTSRCVRWQLLTLVVPCAGVQFCGINALYFYAFDIFRESGVPEDQMHYLSIGLGATELLTVMLCSFLIDRAGRKKLMGYGYLFMGVTMSILTVTLSFKDLNSWIPYVNIALIFCVICIYGLGPSGVSMTLPADLFLQAWRPSAYVISGTISWLSMFLVGLLFSYVVDGLGQFCFLIFVAYTFLSAAFLLYFVPETKGKTMVEIMEDFSKLNYKKRGADIEMTGTDLTTKL, encoded by the exons ATGCATGGTGCAGTCAGAAAG CTGCAGTACTGGAGGCTGTATCTGCTGACGCTGGTCCTGGGGATTGGGGGATCGTTTCAGTATGGCTTTCAAGTTTCTGTCATCGCTTCTCCGGCAGTG CACGTTCAGAGTTTTGTGAACCACACATGGATGCTGAGGTACCGAGCTCCAGTGGCTGATTCTACCAACCAGCTCATCTGGTCCTTCATCGTGGCTGTGTTGAGTCTTGGATCCTGGGCAGGCGCCGTTCACAGCGGCAGCCTTCCCGTCACTTACGGCCG gaaaaaagcTCTGCTGTTCAGCAACACCGTGGGGATCGTAGCCGCTCTCCTAATGCTCTTCAGCCGCATGGCCAAATCTTTTGAGATGGTCTTGCTGGGAAGATTTCTCTCCGGATATAATGTTG GCCTTGGCCTGAGCGTGCACCTCATGTACCTCGGGGAGAGTTCTCCAAAGAAACTGCGAGGTTTCCTGACTCTCACGACCTCAATCTTCGTCGGATTTGGAAAAGTCATGGGTCAAATAATTGGCATCAA GGAGATGATGGGCACAGAAGAAATGTGGCCATATCTCTTAGCTGTTAGTGGCATTCCTGCCATCCTGCAGTCTGTGACGCTGCTGTTCTTCCCTGAGGCACCACGATACCTTTACATTGACAAAGGAGACACTGAAGGCACCAGGAAGG CCTTGCAGTGGCTGTGGCAGCACGACGACTTAAAGCAGGAGCTGGACGACATGCAGAAGGAGCGAGAGAGCGCACGGGGACAGAGGGCAAAGACTGTGAAGGACGTCCTCACCTCCCGCTGTGTGAGATGGCAGCTGCTGACTCTGGTCGTCCCCTGTGCTGGTGTCCAGTTCTGCGGCATCAACGCC CTGTATTTCTACGCCTTCGACATCTTCCGTGAGTCAGGGGTGCCAGAGGACCAGATGCATTACTTGTCCATCGGTCTTGGAGCAACAGAGCTCCtcactgtgatgctgtgt TCTTTCCTGATAGATCGTGCTGGCAGAAAGAAGCTGATGGGGTATGGCTATCTATTTATGGGCGTCACCATGTCCATACTTACTGTAACGCTGTCCTTCAAG GACCTGAACTCATGGATCCCGTACGTGAACATCGCCCTGATCTTTTGCGTCATCTGCATTTACGGGCTTGGACCTT CGGGAGTGTCTATGACTCTCCCTGCCGACCTCTTCCTACAAGCCTGGCGACCTTCTGCCTATGTGATCAGTGGGACCATCAGCTGGCTGAGCATGTTCCTTGTGGGTCTGTTGTTCAGCTACGTTGTG GATGGACTCGGCCAGTTCTGCTTCCTGATTTTTGTGGCTTACACTTTTCTCAgtgcagcatttcttttatattttgtcCCAGAGA